ccatccccacGTTGGGATGGGAGGtgtccccgtccctgtccccgcTGGGGTTCAATCTGTTTCTGTCCGTCCGTCCCTGCCCAGACCGAGCTGAACAACTGCATCTCCATGCTGGTGGCGGGGAACGATCGGATCCAGACGATCATCTCCCAGCTGGAGGACTCGTGCCGGAGCACCGAGGtgaggaaagggggaaaaggagcCTGGGGGTGAAACctaaactgggggggggggggggcattggggatggctgggagggagctggagcccacagagcagggaagcccctgagatgcTGCTGATGCTGAGGGACACACATGTGGCATCCTTTACCCCTCGTCCCCGCAGGAGAACAGCGAGGCGGCCAAGCAGGAGCTGTGCGCTCGCTTTGATGCCTTGGCAGcgctgctggaggagaagaagtcagagctgctgcagcgcATCACCCACGAGCAGGGTGACAAGACCGGCTTCGTCCAGGGCCTCATCCACCGGTACAAGGAGCAGCTGGAGAAGTCAAGCCGGCTGGTGGAGACGGCCATCCAGTCGATGGAGGAGACCGGGGAGGCCACCTTCCTCATGGTGAgacccccaaacctccccccgGCTGGTACCCGCATGGGGTCCCTCCGGCTTGGGGACATGCCGGTGGCTGCCACACGGCTCCACTCACCTCTCCTCTTGTTCCCCACAGAACGCCAAGCAGCTCATTAAAACGTAAGTGCCCAAATTGCGGAAAATTCGGTGATTCCCAGTCCCTGCCCCGCAGCCGGACAGGATTCGGCCACAGGGCACCCAGGCGGTGAgcgtggggagggggacagggacacacaGCCGTGCTCTCCCGGCCCAGGATCGTGGAGGCCTCCAAGGGCGGCAGGCTGGAGAAGATCGAGCACGGCTATGAGAACATGGACGCCTTCTCAGTGAGCCTGGACCACCTCGCCGAGGCGGTCCGTGCCTTGGACTTCAACCCTGGTAATTcagcccctgacccccccagtgcccctTTACCAACTCCCACCATCCCGGTGGCCCCCATCGCCTTTCCTGGTGGCCCCATGGTGACGTTTGGCCACCTGTTTGCAGCTGAGGAAGACGAGGAGTACTTCgatggggaggaagaagaggtggaAGAGGATGTGGCGCCCGAGAGGACGGTGATGGGTAAGGGGCAGCACGGCCGAGCCCACCTCCCTGGGACCCTCAAGCACCTGTGGGGGAGCTTTGGGGGCTTGGACCCCCCTTGATCCCCCCGTCCTCTCCCCCTGGCAGCTCCCCAGTAGCTGCAGTGACGTTGCCGGCGCAGGAGAAACGCCGCGGGCGCAGGATGTCCGGCGATGGGACtcgggacgggggggggggaacgtaCCACGGGGGCTGGTGGCCTTGCGAGCTGgcgcctgctccagcacaggacACTTTTCTATACGGGTGCAAACAGGACAATTCCGCACGTTTtatatcttttttgttttgtatataaTTGTCACAAATTtgaattttgtgtattttataaagaaaactggtggtttgggtggttttttttcctcgcCTCTCGTTCTCAGCTTGCCAGCCCCATGACGGGCGCTGGGGATGCAGATGGCTTTGCCGGGCCGGTGCCATCACCAACGTCCCTGCCAGCGCCCGGCACGGCAGAGGGACACCTCCTGGTCCAACACTTAATTTTCAGCCTCATTAGCACCTCCAGCAGCGCTGGCACCCCGCGCCTGGCCGCCTGCCCGGGGATGTAACAGGTTGGCACCCGCAGGATTTATCTCCTGGTGATGGGGTGCCCGGGGCCAGTGCTCGCCCGGGCTTCGGGATGCGGGAGGGGAGGTGAGGATGATCTGGGATGTGCCAGTTCCTGAAACCAGGATGGCCTTGGCATTGAGCTGCCCGTTCACTGCCGTCCGAGCTCACATGACTGCAAAAATATACCATGAATGCAAAAATATACCACAAatgcttttctcctgcaaaaaCAGAAGCCCGGCTTGGTGCTTGGccaaggggaaactgaggcagcgcCCACAGTGGTGCTCTGGGCTGTGCCACGATTGCAATTAGCCCCAGGGCTCTAATGAGCTGTTCCCCCAGGGCGGTGGGCAGAAGTCACTGCGGGGGGGGGATGTCTGGTCTGTCGCATGGTGGCTCTGCGGCTCTATCTAAACTGGGGGGGTCCAAGGGCTCcccagagcagggaggggggtCACCGTGTGCCTTTAGGGGGGATGGGAGGATGCTCCATCCTCCCCCGCCTCGGGGGCTGCACCCATGCCCTGGCGTGCGGTTTCTGGGGGGTGTCCATGGGGGTCCCAGAGcaatcccccccccctccatcagCAGGCCCCCGGGTGCCGGGTGAGCAGGCCCACCCCGGGGCAGGCGGCCGCGGGCGCTTTGCAGCCGGCCTGGCCCTCCCTCCCCCGGCCGGGCTTTGCACACGAGTCCCCGGCGCTTCACACGGGCCGAGGCCACCGGCTGCCACCAGCGCCGGCCACACACCGGGGTCACCCACCCCGGCCCCCCGCACCGGAGGATGGCAGCCGGCGAGGAGAAACGGCACCTGCTGAGCGAGGGCGCAGGCGGGTAggggggtgcccagggagggggggactGGTGTCCCCTCTTCCCTGTGGGGCTCCCAGGTGGGGTCCCCTGGAGGTGTCTGgccagggaaggggctggtggggggaagCGTTCAGTGTCCAATCCGCTCCCCAAAAATCCTTCGGGGCCCCCCCGCTCCAGCCCCTGACGGCTCCTCTCCCCGGCAGGTCCTACCTGGGGGCCGTGCAAAAGAACGGGCACAACTCGGTGCAGGGACAGGCGCCCGCCCTGGAGATGGGGACACAGCGCAGCCGGCACTGCCACGCACGGGGGGCCGCCGGCCACCCCGGCCAGCAGCAGCGGGCACGCAGGAAGCTCTACCTGGCCGCTGGCATCTGCCTTGTCTTCATGGTGGGGGAAGCTGTGGGTGAGTGGTGGGTGCAGGGTCCAGCCGGGGCGGTCCCCATGGGGGCACCCCAAGTGGCTGCcctgcagggtgcaggcagggtgcggGCAGGGCTCCCCATTGCTTTTCAGTGGGTCAAAGTGCCCGGCGGGGCCCCCAATATGGCACGAGGTGACCTGGTCCATGCCTTGgggtgggaccccccccccgatgccatccccatgtccctgctGCCCCCTCTCCACAGGTGGGTACCTGGCGCACAGCCTGGCCATCCTGACGGACGCAGCCCACCTCCTGACGGACTTTGCCAGCATCATGATCAGCCTCTTTGCACTCTGGGTGTCCTCACGtccccccaccaaaaccatGAACTTCGGCTGGCACCGGGCAGGTAACGGGGCAGCAGCACCCCGGGGCTCCCGTCTGGCTCCCGGGGACCCCAGGGAGCACTCAGAGCATCCCAGGGTGCCCTCCCCACGGGGACTGGGTGCCTCAGGGAGCcctggggggcacggggacccCTGGCCAAGCCCCAGCACCACgtgcacaggcagggcagaggcaccACCATACCTGTGCAGGGAGCAACCCTggggatgggtgctgggtgcccacCTCGAGCCCTGGTGCTGCCAGGGGGGCCGGGAGGGTGCTCGGGCTTGGCACGGTGGCAAAGCAGCAAtgcagggtgggggggctcTCCGCAGAGATCCTGGGGGCCCTGCTCTCTGTGCTCTCCATCTGGGTGGTGACGGGCGTCCTGGTCTACCTGGCGGCCCAGCGCCTGCTCTCGGCCGACTACGACATCGAGGGCAGCGTCATGCTCATCACCTCCGCCTGCGCCGTGGCCGTCAACGTCGTGTACGTACGGCTGGCTCTCGCCCTCCCCGGgtgtccccctccccgtgcccggTGACCCCAGGGACGTCACCGCTGCCCTGCCCACAGGATGGGGGTGGCTCTGCACCAGACGGGGCACGGGCACAGCCATGGGGTGGCCAGCGAGCAGCCCAACGCCAGCGTCCGCGCGGCCTTCGTCCACGTTGTGGGGGACCTGTTGCAGAGCGTCGGCGTCCTCATCGCGTCCTACATCATCTTCTTTAAGGTCTGGGTGGTCACGGGGACAGAAAGGATGCCGGGGATGGGGACGCAGGGACAGCGGATTcagccagccctggccaggAACAGGGGCAAGATGGAGGGGACCGCGTCCCCTCCCCGCTGGTGCCGATGGGGATTTGGGGTGGGGTGAtggtgctggaggggcctcaccctctcccaccccctccAGCCCGAGTACAAGTACGTGGATCCCATCTGCACCTTCCTCTTTTCCGCGCTGGTGCTGGGGACGACGCTGACCATCCTCCGCGACGTCCTCCTTGTCCTCATGGAGGGTAGGGACCCATTGGGGGGGTGCAGGCCGCAGGGTCACCCACGGGTGCAGTGGCCCCCGTCCCTCCAGCGCCTGCGgttctccctccccaggcaccccCAAAGGGATGGACTTCAACGCCGTGCGGGAGACGCTGCTGGcggtggggggggtggaggcCGTGCACAGCCTCCACATCTGGGCGCTGACGGCGGCGCAGCCGCTGCTCTCAGTGCACATTGCCATCAGTGAGTGTCGCTCCCGGGGAAGCGATGGAGCGGGGGAAGGATTCGGGGTTCACCCACACCCCGACATCCCCTCCTTTGCTCCTTGCAGACGCGGGTGCCAGCGCGCAGgaggtgctggaggaggccaaCTCCCGGCTGCAGGGCACCTTCCGCTTCCACACCACCACCATCCAGGTGGAGAGCTACTCCGAGGAGATGCGGGACTGCCAGGAGTGCCAGCCCCCCCGTGACTGagccaccccctgcccccttcCCGGCAGCCCCCTCATGTCCTGGGGGGGATTTTTCATGCGTGGAAAATAAATTGGAGCAAAAGGGCTGGGTGCGTGCCGGGGGGGCGGGTGATGTTGGATCTGGTGGTGTTGGGGCGTT
This genomic window from Grus americana isolate bGruAme1 chromosome 23, bGruAme1.mat, whole genome shotgun sequence contains:
- the TRIM63 gene encoding E3 ubiquitin-protein ligase TRIM63 isoform X2, whose protein sequence is MDFQAGILRDGSPMESLEKQLICPICLEMFSKPVVILPCQHNLCRKCANDVFQAANPCWQSRGSVISGGRFRCPSCRHEVLLDRHGVYGLQRNLLVENIIDIYKQECSSRPLKKGEHPMCKEHEDERINIYCVTCEVPTCSMCKVFGAHKDCEVAPLQTVFQGQKTELNNCISMLVAGNDRIQTIISQLEDSCRSTEENSEAAKQELCARFDALAALLEEKKSELLQRITHEQGDKTGFVQGLIHRYKEQLEKSSRLVETAIQSMEETGEATFLMNAKQLIKTIVEASKGGRLEKIEHGYENMDAFSVSLDHLAEAVRALDFNPAEEDEEYFDGEEEEVEEDVAPERTVMAPQ
- the TRIM63 gene encoding E3 ubiquitin-protein ligase TRIM63 isoform X3, producing MDFQAGILRDGSPMESLEKQLICPICLEMFSKPVVILPCQHNLCRKCANDVFQAANPCWQSRGSVISGGRFRCPSCRHEVLLDRHGVYGLQRNLLVENIIDIYKQECSRPLKKGEHPMCKEHEDERINIYCVTCEVPTCSMCKVFGAHKDCEVAPLQTVFQGQKTELNNCISMLVAGNDRIQTIISQLEDSCRSTEENSEAAKQELCARFDALAALLEEKKSELLQRITHEQGDKTGFVQGLIHRYKEQLEKSSRLVETAIQSMEETGEATFLMNAKQLIKTIVEASKGGRLEKIEHGYENMDAFSVSLDHLAEAVRALDFNPAEEDEEYFDGEEEEVEEDVAPERTVMAPQ
- the TRIM63 gene encoding E3 ubiquitin-protein ligase TRIM63 isoform X1; the encoded protein is MDFQAGILRDGSPMESLEKQLICPICLEMFSKPVVILPCQHNLCRKCANDVFQAANPCWQSRGSVISGGRFRCPSCRHEVLLDRHGVYGLQRNLLVENIIDIYKQECSSRPLKKGEHPMCKEHEDERINIYCVTCEVPTCSMCKVFGAHKDCEVAPLQTVFQGQKTELNNCISMLVAGNDRIQTIISQLEDSCRSTEENSEAAKQELCARFDALAALLEEKKSELLQRITHEQGDKTGFVQGLIHRYKEQLEKSSRLVETAIQSMEETGEATFLMNAKQLIKTIVEASKGGRLEKIEHGYENMDAFSVSLDHLAEAVRALDFNPGNSAPDPPSAPLPTPTIPVAPIAFPGGPMVTFGHLFAAEEDEEYFDGEEEEVEEDVAPERTVMGKGQHGRAHLPGTLKHLWGSFGGLDPP
- the SLC30A2 gene encoding proton-coupled zinc antiporter SLC30A2 isoform X2, producing MPWRAVSGGCPWGSQSNPPPLHQQAPGCRVSRPTPGQAAAGALQPAWPSLPRPGFAHESPALHTGRGHRLPPAPATHRGHPPRPPAPEDGSRRGETAPAERGRRRVGGCPGRGGLVSPLPCGAPRWGPLEVSGQGRGWWGEAFSVQSAPQKSFGAPPLQPLTAPLPGRSYLGAVQKNGHNSVQGQAPALEMGTQRSRHCHARGAAGHPGQQQRARRKLYLAAGICLVFMVGEAVGGYLAHSLAILTDAAHLLTDFASIMISLFALWVSSRPPTKTMNFGWHRAEILGALLSVLSIWVVTGVLVYLAAQRLLSADYDIEGSVMLITSACAVAVNVVMGVALHQTGHGHSHGVASEQPNASVRAAFVHVVGDLLQSVGVLIASYIIFFKPEYKYVDPICTFLFSALVLGTTLTILRDVLLVLMEGTPKGMDFNAVRETLLAVGGVEAVHSLHIWALTAAQPLLSVHIAISECRSRGSDGAGEGFGVHPHPDIPSFAPCRRGCQRAGGAGGGQLPAAGHLPLPHHHHPGGELLRGDAGLPGVPAPP
- the SLC30A2 gene encoding proton-coupled zinc antiporter SLC30A2 isoform X1, with translation MPWRAVSGGCPWGSQSNPPPLHQQAPGCRVSRPTPGQAAAGALQPAWPSLPRPGFAHESPALHTGRGHRLPPAPATHRGHPPRPPAPEDGSRRGETAPAERGRRRVGGCPGRGGLVSPLPCGAPRWGPLEVSGQGRGWWGEAFSVQSAPQKSFGAPPLQPLTAPLPGRSYLGAVQKNGHNSVQGQAPALEMGTQRSRHCHARGAAGHPGQQQRARRKLYLAAGICLVFMVGEAVGGYLAHSLAILTDAAHLLTDFASIMISLFALWVSSRPPTKTMNFGWHRAEILGALLSVLSIWVVTGVLVYLAAQRLLSADYDIEGSVMLITSACAVAVNVVMGVALHQTGHGHSHGVASEQPNASVRAAFVHVVGDLLQSVGVLIASYIIFFKPEYKYVDPICTFLFSALVLGTTLTILRDVLLVLMEGRDPLGGCRPQGHPRVQWPPSLQRLRFSLPRHPQRDGLQRRAGDAAGGGGGGGRAQPPHLGADGGAAAALSAHCHQRGCQRAGGAGGGQLPAAGHLPLPHHHHPGGELLRGDAGLPGVPAPP
- the SLC30A2 gene encoding proton-coupled zinc antiporter SLC30A2 isoform X3, coding for MPWRAVSGGCPWGSQSNPPPLHQQAPGCRVSRPTPGQAAAGALQPAWPSLPRPGFAHESPALHTGRGHRLPPAPATHRGHPPRPPAPEDGSRRGETAPAERGRRRVGGCPGRGGLVSPLPCGAPRWGPLEVSGQGRGWWGEAFSVQSAPQKSFGAPPLQPLTAPLPGRSYLGAVQKNGHNSVQGQAPALEMGTQRSRHCHARGAAGHPGQQQRARRKLYLAAGICLVFMVGEAVGGYLAHSLAILTDAAHLLTDFASIMISLFALWVSSRPPTKTMNFGWHRAEILGALLSVLSIWVVTGVLVYLAAQRLLSADYDIEGSVMLITSACAVAVNVVMGVALHQTGHGHSHGVASEQPNASVRAAFVHVVGDLLQSVGVLIASYIIFFKPEYKYVDPICTFLFSALVLGTTLTILRDVLLVLMEGTPKGMDFNAVRETLLAVGGVEAVHSLHIWALTAAQPLLSVHIAINAGASAQEVLEEANSRLQGTFRFHTTTIQVESYSEEMRDCQECQPPRD
- the SLC30A2 gene encoding proton-coupled zinc antiporter SLC30A2 isoform X4 is translated as MAAGEEKRHLLSEGAGGSYLGAVQKNGHNSVQGQAPALEMGTQRSRHCHARGAAGHPGQQQRARRKLYLAAGICLVFMVGEAVGGYLAHSLAILTDAAHLLTDFASIMISLFALWVSSRPPTKTMNFGWHRAEILGALLSVLSIWVVTGVLVYLAAQRLLSADYDIEGSVMLITSACAVAVNVVMGVALHQTGHGHSHGVASEQPNASVRAAFVHVVGDLLQSVGVLIASYIIFFKPEYKYVDPICTFLFSALVLGTTLTILRDVLLVLMEGTPKGMDFNAVRETLLAVGGVEAVHSLHIWALTAAQPLLSVHIAINAGASAQEVLEEANSRLQGTFRFHTTTIQVESYSEEMRDCQECQPPRD